A single window of Echinimonas agarilytica DNA harbors:
- the ubiB gene encoding ubiquinone biosynthesis regulatory protein kinase UbiB has protein sequence MLLKQHKRLYQITRIFWQYRLDLLFPASWLPWYVKYGRFAMFWIRPKAKHECDAARLRLALEELGPVFVKFGQMLSTRRDLLPPQYAEELAKLQDRVPPFCEAEALTQIEKALGQKVTDVFESFEATPMASASIAQVHGARLQLDGNLQDVVIKVIRPGIERIIDADIALMYLFAGLAENFLPDGKRLRPREVVLEYKKTLIDELDLMREAANGIQLRRNFEGSDSLYVPEMYSDFCRQNILVMERIDGIPVSDIDALNAQNTNMKRLAERGVEVFFTQVFRDSFFHADMHPGNIFVSREHPENPLYIGVDFGIVGTLNRDDKRYLAENFLAFFNRDYRKVAELHVASGWVPSDTNVEEFEFAIRTVCEPIFQKPLAEISFGHVLLNLFNTARRFNMQVQPQLVLLQKTLLYVEGLGRQLYPQLDLWQTAKPFLEDWMQNQIGPKALWREIKENAPYWGEKLPEMPNLIYDGLIAVKQFNEQYQQQIKHTEKVRMYQMQAYYWLATAAILAVMATVLHLDVEWPVTMALGVGSFVCWAKGWLLSRKRS, from the coding sequence ATGTTGTTGAAGCAGCACAAACGTCTCTATCAAATTACTCGTATCTTTTGGCAATACCGCCTCGATCTACTTTTTCCTGCAAGTTGGCTGCCGTGGTATGTCAAATATGGTCGTTTTGCCATGTTTTGGATCCGCCCCAAGGCAAAACATGAGTGTGACGCTGCACGGTTACGCTTGGCGCTAGAAGAGTTAGGGCCGGTATTCGTTAAATTTGGCCAAATGCTGTCAACGCGGCGCGACTTACTGCCACCCCAATACGCCGAAGAATTAGCCAAGTTACAAGACAGAGTGCCTCCATTTTGTGAAGCTGAAGCGCTGACTCAAATTGAAAAAGCTCTGGGGCAGAAAGTGACCGATGTGTTCGAGAGCTTTGAAGCCACGCCCATGGCCTCGGCTTCTATTGCTCAAGTGCATGGAGCGAGACTGCAATTGGATGGCAACCTCCAAGATGTTGTCATCAAAGTGATTCGTCCTGGTATTGAGCGCATTATTGATGCCGATATCGCATTGATGTACTTGTTTGCTGGGCTTGCCGAAAACTTCTTGCCTGACGGTAAACGCTTACGTCCTCGCGAAGTTGTGCTTGAATACAAAAAAACACTCATCGATGAACTTGATTTGATGAGAGAAGCGGCCAATGGCATACAACTGAGACGAAACTTTGAGGGTTCTGATAGCTTGTATGTGCCGGAAATGTACTCAGACTTTTGTCGTCAAAACATTCTTGTGATGGAACGCATTGATGGTATTCCTGTGAGTGATATCGATGCACTGAACGCTCAAAATACCAATATGAAACGGCTTGCAGAGCGCGGTGTTGAAGTGTTTTTTACACAGGTTTTTCGCGACAGCTTCTTTCATGCTGATATGCACCCTGGCAATATTTTCGTGTCACGAGAGCACCCTGAAAATCCTCTTTATATTGGTGTTGATTTTGGTATCGTGGGAACACTCAACCGAGATGACAAACGTTACCTCGCTGAAAATTTCTTAGCATTCTTCAATCGCGATTATCGTAAGGTAGCTGAATTGCATGTCGCGTCGGGGTGGGTGCCAAGCGACACCAATGTTGAAGAATTTGAGTTTGCTATTCGTACTGTGTGCGAACCTATTTTCCAGAAGCCGCTAGCTGAAATATCATTTGGCCATGTATTGCTTAATTTATTCAACACCGCTAGGCGCTTCAATATGCAAGTGCAGCCGCAGTTGGTGTTGTTACAAAAAACTTTACTCTATGTTGAAGGGTTGGGGCGTCAGCTTTATCCGCAACTAGATTTATGGCAAACCGCGAAACCGTTTCTTGAAGATTGGATGCAAAATCAGATAGGGCCAAAAGCGCTCTGGCGAGAAATTAAGGAAAACGCTCCCTACTGGGGAGAAAAGTTGCCGGAGATGCCAAATTTAATTTATGACGGTTTAATCGCCGTGAAACAATTTAATGAACAATATCAGCAACAAATAAAACACACCGAAAAGGTTCGCATGTATCAAATGCAGGCATATTATTGGTTGGCAACAGCTGCAATTTTGGCTGTAATGGCAACTGTACTGCATTTAGACGTAGAATGGCCTGTAACAATGGCTCTGGGTGTGGGTTCATTTGTGTGTTGGGCGAAGGGCTGGTTACTAAGCCGCAAGCGCTCTTGA
- a CDS encoding cation:dicarboxylate symporter family transporter, with protein sequence MSSEKSTKGLSLASVMILSMVLGIGTGIFFGEMVGWMGIIGNAVIMLMQMTIYPYILVSLISSIGNLDPTEAKRLFIKAGSIMAAIWVIGLIVVLLTPITFPSMVSASFFSSSEVQPRAEINYLKLYIPSNPFESMASGAVPALVLFSIALGVALISVKNKERVIHLASTCAEGLAKITQSVVKILPIGVFAMSANAAGTMGIDELESLQVFMISYFVLCMLLAFVILPVLITSFTPFSYRDVMTVSWGALATAFSTGNIFICLPVIMEESKRLLKKYGKDNDEAMSLVDVVLPIVFTFPNLGKLTIILFIFFAGWFIGKPVDLMSYPLVGISGLLSLFGSVYVAVPFLLESVFLPSDLNQLFVVSSFITGRFNSLVAVMNLMAVTMLSAIVVVYGVGKPKLGFIRFLVISCISTVLIFGGTRVMLEHLIGDDQNTSSLIADMKIDSSIISQGQETGGWERKSNPNVADLDSIAKARVLRVGYQRGNVPFSYHNSNNELVGFDISLAYRLASDLGVDVEFVPYMYQHLADDLERGYFDIAMSGIEIDAELMKQVSFTNKVLDLNLALIVPDHQVKHYSSIKTVRQSELNLAVVQHAALVKRAEKRLPQIDFSPIVHYESYFNPEQPHSYDGLLTSAEAGYAWSLFYPDFGVALLKDDVSGRLLSFPTAFAVARRNTDLLNYTNNWLDLMKSYHFVDRQYDYWIQGYGAVQKESRWSVIKDVLGWVNG encoded by the coding sequence ATGAGTAGTGAGAAATCGACCAAAGGGCTATCCCTTGCCTCTGTGATGATTTTATCGATGGTGCTGGGCATTGGGACCGGCATATTCTTTGGTGAAATGGTCGGCTGGATGGGCATTATCGGTAACGCCGTCATTATGCTCATGCAAATGACGATTTATCCTTACATCTTAGTCAGCTTAATTAGTAGCATTGGTAACCTTGATCCGACCGAGGCCAAGCGTTTATTTATCAAAGCTGGCAGTATCATGGCTGCTATTTGGGTCATCGGCCTGATCGTGGTTTTACTGACGCCCATTACATTTCCAAGCATGGTTTCAGCCAGCTTCTTCAGCAGTAGCGAAGTTCAGCCGCGTGCCGAGATTAATTATCTCAAACTCTATATTCCGTCGAACCCTTTCGAATCGATGGCAAGCGGTGCTGTTCCTGCTCTAGTTCTATTCAGCATTGCTTTAGGTGTTGCGTTAATTTCAGTAAAAAATAAAGAGCGCGTCATTCATCTAGCGTCCACATGTGCCGAAGGGTTGGCCAAAATTACGCAATCGGTGGTTAAAATATTGCCTATTGGGGTATTTGCAATGTCAGCCAATGCAGCTGGCACAATGGGCATTGATGAACTCGAAAGTTTGCAAGTCTTTATGATCAGCTATTTTGTACTGTGCATGCTATTGGCTTTTGTGATTTTGCCCGTGCTCATTACAAGCTTTACCCCATTTAGCTATCGCGATGTGATGACGGTATCGTGGGGCGCTCTGGCGACCGCATTTTCCACCGGTAATATCTTCATATGTTTACCGGTGATCATGGAAGAAAGTAAGCGGCTATTAAAAAAATACGGCAAAGATAACGACGAAGCCATGAGCTTGGTCGATGTTGTGTTGCCAATCGTGTTTACTTTCCCCAACTTGGGCAAGCTCACGATTATTTTGTTTATCTTTTTTGCCGGTTGGTTTATTGGCAAACCGGTTGATTTAATGAGTTATCCACTCGTTGGCATCAGCGGCCTTTTAAGCTTATTTGGGAGTGTATACGTTGCAGTGCCTTTCCTATTGGAAAGCGTTTTTTTACCTTCGGATTTAAATCAATTATTTGTTGTTTCGTCATTTATTACGGGCCGGTTCAATTCATTGGTTGCGGTGATGAATCTCATGGCGGTAACTATGCTGTCGGCCATTGTTGTGGTCTACGGTGTGGGTAAGCCCAAACTCGGCTTTATTCGATTTTTGGTGATTTCGTGTATCTCCACCGTACTTATATTTGGCGGTACCCGAGTCATGTTAGAGCACTTAATTGGTGACGACCAAAACACATCGAGCTTGATTGCCGATATGAAGATCGACAGCAGTATCATTTCTCAAGGTCAAGAAACTGGCGGCTGGGAGCGAAAAAGTAATCCCAATGTGGCAGATTTAGACAGCATCGCTAAAGCCAGAGTTTTACGCGTTGGATATCAGCGGGGCAACGTTCCATTTTCATACCACAATAGCAATAACGAACTGGTGGGGTTTGATATCTCTTTGGCCTATCGATTAGCCTCTGATCTGGGCGTTGACGTTGAATTCGTTCCCTACATGTACCAGCACCTAGCCGATGATCTCGAACGTGGCTATTTCGATATTGCTATGTCGGGTATTGAAATTGATGCAGAACTGATGAAGCAAGTATCCTTTACCAACAAGGTGCTCGACTTAAACCTAGCACTGATCGTACCCGATCATCAGGTGAAGCATTATTCATCCATCAAAACAGTGCGCCAATCTGAACTTAACCTCGCTGTAGTCCAACACGCCGCTCTCGTAAAACGTGCGGAAAAACGTTTGCCGCAGATCGACTTCTCTCCAATTGTTCACTACGAGAGCTACTTCAATCCCGAACAGCCCCATTCCTACGATGGCCTCCTGACCAGTGCAGAAGCAGGATACGCTTGGAGTTTGTTTTATCCTGATTTTGGTGTTGCTCTACTTAAAGATGATGTCAGTGGGCGATTACTGTCTTTTCCAACCGCATTTGCGGTTGCGAGACGCAATACAGATCTTTTAAATTACACCAACAATTGGTTAGATTTGATGAAGTCATATCATTTTGTAGACCGTCAATACGACTATTGGATCCAAGGATACGGTGCGGTTCAAAAAGAATCTCGCTGGTCAGTTATCAAGGATGTACTAGGCTGGGTAAACGGATAA
- a CDS encoding ubiquinone biosynthesis accessory factor UbiJ, translating to MIKAVLPILLSAADRALGVYQSQHSMSRQLKPIQGESLLVELTDVGLSFVVRVDQRLHVTTVDGMTPSCMIRGKVGVLTSLKDGNDIPRLIKTEALELEGNLQVASQIAQVLSHTHFDSEEWLSQWMGDVPAYTFMNGLNCLKSWLNYRAEQGQLDLREWLQDEAQLLPVEPEVRQRKLHINQTIARIDDLAERVAQLQQCVSAQKGLN from the coding sequence ATGATCAAAGCAGTGTTGCCCATTTTGTTGTCCGCTGCTGATAGAGCCCTAGGGGTCTATCAAAGCCAACATTCAATGTCGCGACAATTGAAGCCAATTCAGGGTGAAAGCTTGCTCGTTGAGCTAACGGATGTGGGCCTAAGTTTTGTGGTGAGAGTCGATCAGCGACTTCATGTTACGACGGTTGATGGTATGACCCCAAGTTGCATGATTCGAGGCAAAGTCGGTGTGCTCACGTCTTTAAAAGATGGCAATGACATACCTCGATTGATCAAAACAGAAGCGTTGGAGCTTGAAGGTAACCTACAAGTGGCTAGCCAAATCGCACAAGTTCTCAGCCATACGCACTTTGATAGCGAAGAATGGTTGTCTCAATGGATGGGAGATGTGCCTGCATACACGTTTATGAATGGACTGAACTGTCTGAAATCATGGTTAAACTATCGCGCTGAACAAGGTCAACTGGACTTACGTGAATGGTTACAGGATGAAGCGCAACTCTTGCCGGTTGAACCGGAAGTGCGCCAACGAAAATTGCACATCAATCAAACCATCGCTCGAATCGATGATTTAGCCGAACGAGTGGCTCAATTACAGCAGTGCGTGAGTGCACAGAAAGGCCTAAATTGA
- a CDS encoding TIGR01621 family pseudouridine synthase has product MNFIFVHANPDWYVMHKPQGCSVQDDRDGIGFLNALKQFMQEPELSLVHRLDKVTSGLLLIGRNKKTTSILSQQFEHRTVRKFYLALAAGKPSKKQGTIIGDMAKARRGAWKLERSVKNPAKTQFFSVSHSAGLRWYLLRPITGKTHQLRVALKSIGCPILGDELYGAKAQARTYLHAYGLEFDWQGERQRFLLPPSEEGEFRQSVPVEYGNPWEMHWPKS; this is encoded by the coding sequence ATGAACTTTATCTTCGTTCACGCTAACCCAGACTGGTATGTCATGCATAAACCGCAAGGTTGCTCAGTACAAGATGATCGAGATGGCATTGGTTTTTTGAATGCTCTAAAACAGTTCATGCAAGAGCCTGAATTATCCTTGGTGCATCGGTTAGACAAAGTGACATCAGGCTTGTTGTTGATAGGCAGAAACAAGAAGACAACATCGATTTTGTCGCAACAATTTGAGCATCGAACAGTGCGTAAGTTCTATTTGGCGCTTGCTGCGGGAAAACCGAGCAAGAAACAAGGCACCATTATTGGCGATATGGCTAAGGCGCGTCGGGGTGCTTGGAAGCTTGAAAGAAGTGTTAAAAACCCTGCTAAAACTCAGTTTTTTAGTGTGTCTCACAGCGCAGGTCTTCGGTGGTACTTGCTTCGCCCAATCACGGGTAAAACTCACCAATTACGTGTTGCGCTGAAAAGTATCGGTTGTCCAATACTAGGCGATGAGCTGTATGGCGCGAAAGCTCAGGCCAGAACGTATCTGCATGCGTATGGCTTGGAATTTGATTGGCAAGGGGAACGCCAGCGCTTTTTGCTACCGCCTTCAGAGGAGGGTGAATTTCGCCAGTCTGTGCCCGTTGAATATGGTAATCCTTGGGAAATGCATTGGCCGAAATCTTAA
- a CDS encoding DUF1244 domain-containing protein — translation MASQTELEAAVFRRLVKHLQNRTDVQNIDMMNLTGFCRNCLSKWMVAEAESQGQELALDVARERVYGMPYDEWKATHQTEATAEQLAAFNKK, via the coding sequence ATGGCCTCACAAACAGAACTAGAAGCAGCGGTTTTTCGCCGTCTGGTGAAACACTTACAAAACAGAACAGATGTGCAAAACATCGACATGATGAATTTAACCGGCTTTTGCAGAAACTGCCTGAGCAAATGGATGGTTGCCGAAGCCGAGTCTCAAGGCCAAGAACTAGCGCTTGATGTTGCCCGCGAGCGGGTCTATGGCATGCCATATGATGAATGGAAGGCCACTCACCAAACTGAGGCCACTGCTGAACAATTGGCCGCATTTAATAAAAAATAA
- a CDS encoding DUF2780 domain-containing protein produces the protein MKKMMAMRHWVMGLVLAVSSFGFAPAQAQEASLVESLTSQLDITPEQATGALGSLFGLAQGNMEAADFGQLASIVPGITDMIDSAPDAKPSAAGSLLGGLGGSLGESAGNLDLLNSSFSALGLDPEIAGPLVNTVYEYVQTEGGQALLTSLKNAVGLPF, from the coding sequence ATGAAAAAGATGATGGCGATGCGTCATTGGGTAATGGGTTTAGTATTGGCAGTAAGCAGCTTTGGGTTTGCACCTGCGCAAGCGCAGGAAGCTTCTCTGGTTGAATCACTAACCAGCCAACTCGACATTACGCCTGAGCAAGCAACAGGTGCACTCGGCAGCTTGTTTGGTCTAGCACAGGGCAACATGGAAGCCGCTGACTTTGGGCAGCTTGCTTCAATTGTTCCGGGTATTACCGACATGATTGACAGTGCTCCGGACGCCAAACCTTCAGCAGCTGGAAGCTTGCTCGGCGGGCTAGGAGGAAGCTTGGGTGAATCTGCAGGCAACCTTGATCTGCTCAATTCATCATTTTCGGCATTGGGTCTAGACCCTGAAATAGCAGGACCTTTAGTCAATACTGTGTATGAGTATGTGCAAACTGAAGGCGGCCAAGCTTTACTCACATCACTTAAAAATGCAGTAGGTTTGCCTTTTTAA
- the ubiE gene encoding bifunctional demethylmenaquinone methyltransferase/2-methoxy-6-polyprenyl-1,4-benzoquinol methylase UbiE: MSEQQSATTHFGFRQVASDEKASMVAEVFHSVAAKYDVMNDLMSMGVHRAWKRFTLECSGVRSGDRVLDIAGGTGDITALMSKRVGDDGQVVLADINASMLQVGRGKLRDRGVVSNVEFVQANAEALPFPDNYFDAITIGFGLRNVTDKSKALASMYRVLKPGGRLLVLEFSKPQYDWLASVYDTYSFKLLPKMGELVANDSESYQYLAESIRMHPDQDTLAGMMSDVGFDEVKYFNLTGGIVALHRGYKF; this comes from the coding sequence ATGTCAGAACAACAATCCGCAACCACGCATTTTGGTTTTCGTCAGGTCGCATCTGATGAAAAGGCTTCAATGGTGGCCGAAGTTTTTCATTCCGTGGCCGCAAAATACGATGTGATGAATGACCTGATGTCGATGGGAGTCCACCGTGCATGGAAACGGTTTACTCTTGAGTGTAGCGGTGTTCGTTCAGGCGATAGAGTACTTGATATTGCCGGCGGCACTGGTGACATCACCGCATTGATGTCAAAGCGTGTGGGCGATGACGGTCAGGTTGTGTTGGCTGACATTAATGCATCGATGCTGCAAGTGGGGCGTGGCAAACTGCGCGATCGTGGTGTTGTATCTAATGTTGAGTTTGTGCAGGCAAATGCCGAAGCGCTGCCGTTTCCAGATAATTACTTTGATGCCATTACCATAGGTTTTGGGTTGCGAAATGTAACCGACAAAAGCAAAGCACTGGCGTCTATGTATCGAGTGCTGAAGCCCGGTGGGCGATTATTGGTACTCGAATTTTCAAAACCTCAGTATGATTGGTTGGCATCGGTTTACGATACCTACTCCTTCAAACTCCTGCCTAAAATGGGAGAGTTGGTGGCTAATGACAGCGAAAGCTACCAGTACTTAGCCGAGTCTATTCGTATGCACCCCGACCAAGATACACTCGCCGGCATGATGTCTGATGTGGGGTTTGATGAAGTGAAGTACTTTAATTTAACCGGTGGCATTGTAGCCCTGCATCGTGGATACAAATTCTAA
- the tatB gene encoding Sec-independent protein translocase protein TatB has translation MFDIGFWELAVIAVLGLLVLGPERLPTALRNVMNWVRSVKTMANNVKQDISQELHLHELQQDLKKAEQQGMKDLSPELQSSIDELKDAAESVQRPYQTDSSGEENQILDSQKKTPKAPTSEKNND, from the coding sequence GTGTTTGATATCGGTTTTTGGGAACTTGCAGTGATTGCTGTGCTTGGGCTTCTCGTTTTGGGACCTGAGCGCTTGCCGACTGCTTTGCGCAATGTGATGAACTGGGTGCGCTCAGTGAAAACGATGGCAAATAATGTTAAACAAGACATTAGCCAAGAACTTCATTTGCACGAATTACAACAAGATCTGAAAAAAGCAGAGCAACAAGGCATGAAAGATTTAAGCCCTGAGTTGCAATCGTCTATCGATGAACTTAAAGATGCTGCCGAATCTGTGCAAAGGCCTTACCAAACGGACTCTTCTGGCGAAGAGAATCAAATACTAGATTCACAAAAGAAAACACCTAAAGCTCCAACATCGGAGAAAAATAATGACTGA
- the bshA gene encoding N-acetyl-alpha-D-glucosaminyl L-malate synthase BshA, producing MELTPQSAMDHQQTENASGPHQKRKIAFVCNPKMGGSGIIATELAMALAERGHHIWLLAERHPYSWRQVSDTLHFLKLHVNDYPVFESAPHTLALAGALANLVEQNGIEIVHAHYAVPYAAAGLMAKFICKKPFKLMTTLHGTDVVKLADDPAMHRVIETVLAESERVISVSDDLAQQTFDRFDLKQTPATIANFVVPKKIFQGNRADARKELGLDVDETYLVHASNFREIKRIPDIVRCFALVRKQMKCKMIFLGEGPEVEPSKALARSLGVFDDITWVGQDPLISRWFSAANVNLQLSEYESFGLTLIESMIQGTPSVVTNIGGMPEVVKDVGKIVEVGDYEAAANAALELLNDEESEHIKKLCLEVASSRYSSEAVCIAYEKVYDQALCTKCKSEEVAASI from the coding sequence ATGGAATTAACGCCCCAATCAGCGATGGATCACCAACAAACAGAGAACGCTTCTGGTCCGCACCAAAAACGCAAAATTGCGTTTGTCTGTAATCCCAAGATGGGCGGTTCGGGGATCATCGCAACGGAATTAGCAATGGCGTTGGCCGAGCGCGGTCATCACATTTGGTTGTTGGCAGAACGCCATCCCTATTCATGGCGTCAAGTGAGTGACACACTTCATTTTTTAAAGCTACATGTGAATGACTATCCCGTGTTCGAAAGCGCCCCACACACCTTGGCACTTGCCGGAGCATTGGCCAATTTGGTGGAACAAAATGGCATCGAGATTGTGCATGCACATTATGCGGTTCCCTACGCAGCTGCCGGATTGATGGCCAAGTTCATATGCAAGAAACCGTTTAAGCTGATGACCACTTTACACGGTACCGATGTAGTTAAATTAGCCGATGATCCGGCGATGCACCGAGTGATCGAAACGGTGTTAGCCGAATCAGAACGCGTGATTAGTGTCTCTGATGACTTAGCTCAGCAAACATTTGACCGCTTCGATCTGAAACAAACGCCCGCCACAATCGCCAATTTCGTGGTACCCAAAAAGATCTTTCAGGGCAATAGAGCAGACGCCCGCAAGGAACTAGGGCTGGATGTTGATGAAACGTATTTAGTACATGCCTCTAACTTTAGAGAAATCAAACGCATACCAGACATTGTTCGCTGCTTTGCATTGGTCAGAAAACAGATGAAATGTAAGATGATCTTTCTTGGCGAAGGCCCAGAGGTTGAGCCAAGCAAAGCGCTTGCTCGGTCATTGGGGGTATTCGACGACATCACCTGGGTGGGACAAGATCCGTTAATTTCACGTTGGTTTTCTGCGGCCAATGTCAATTTACAGCTCTCCGAATATGAAAGCTTTGGACTCACCTTAATCGAATCTATGATTCAAGGCACACCAAGCGTGGTGACCAATATCGGCGGCATGCCAGAGGTGGTTAAGGACGTTGGCAAAATAGTTGAAGTTGGTGACTACGAAGCCGCTGCAAACGCCGCTTTAGAACTGCTAAATGATGAAGAAAGTGAACACATTAAAAAGTTATGCCTTGAAGTAGCCAGCTCACGTTATTCTTCAGAAGCTGTCTGTATTGCCTATGAAAAAGTCTACGACCAAGCTCTCTGTACGAAGTGCAAATCAGAAGAAGTAGCTGCAAGTATTTAA
- a CDS encoding ribulokinase, producing MDTRYVIGLDFGSDSVRALIVNSRTGGEVAEGVVYYPRWKEGKYSVFAESQFRHHPLDYIEAMTQAVQEALNQAPEGVAKQVVGIGVDTTGSTPAPVDEQGQVLALKPEFAENPNAMFVLWKDHTSVSKADLINELAHSGQFTDYTKFIGGIYSSEWFWAKAAWVSEQDPQVAEAAYSWVELCDWVPALLAGNEAPAQMRRGICAAGHKAMWHDSWNGLPDQAFLSAISPTLDGIRERMFDQVYASDEKAGELSQEWADKLGLPAGIAIAIGEFDCHMGAVGAGAGSYDLVKVIGTSTCDILMAPTDVIGERQIDGICGQVLGSSMPGLVALEAGQSAFGDLYAWYRRLLMWPIEQLAKDDAQYTALAAELDDKILFMLTQAAEQYQPELTGPIALDWHNGRRTPYANQRLTGELSALNLGTDAPTIFHSLVEATAHGAKAIMDCMTSQDVQVDRVLALGGIAKKSRLVMQLCADVMGRSIDVVESEQCCALGAAIFAAVAAGEYASTADAQAVMASPIASRFEPDAERHDFYQKRYELYRQLGGYTEELTETRTQLNS from the coding sequence ATGGATACTCGCTATGTTATCGGTCTGGACTTTGGTTCTGACTCTGTTCGAGCCCTCATTGTAAATTCTCGCACTGGTGGAGAAGTTGCAGAAGGCGTGGTGTATTACCCACGCTGGAAAGAAGGTAAGTATTCGGTCTTTGCCGAATCTCAATTCCGTCATCACCCTCTCGATTACATTGAGGCCATGACACAAGCCGTTCAAGAAGCCCTCAATCAAGCCCCTGAAGGCGTTGCTAAGCAAGTTGTGGGGATTGGTGTTGATACTACTGGTTCTACTCCTGCACCGGTCGATGAACAAGGGCAAGTGCTAGCTCTGAAGCCTGAATTTGCAGAAAACCCCAATGCGATGTTCGTGTTGTGGAAAGATCATACGTCGGTCAGCAAAGCTGACTTAATCAACGAACTCGCGCACAGTGGTCAATTCACCGATTATACCAAGTTCATTGGCGGCATCTATTCTTCTGAATGGTTCTGGGCCAAGGCCGCCTGGGTCAGCGAACAAGATCCACAAGTTGCAGAAGCCGCTTACAGCTGGGTTGAGCTGTGTGATTGGGTTCCTGCATTGCTTGCTGGCAACGAAGCTCCCGCCCAAATGCGCCGTGGTATTTGCGCAGCAGGGCATAAAGCCATGTGGCACGACAGCTGGAATGGTTTACCGGATCAAGCGTTTTTATCAGCCATTTCACCAACACTCGACGGCATTCGCGAGCGTATGTTCGATCAGGTTTATGCCTCCGATGAAAAAGCGGGTGAGCTTAGCCAAGAGTGGGCCGATAAATTAGGTCTGCCGGCCGGTATTGCAATTGCAATTGGCGAGTTTGATTGTCACATGGGTGCTGTGGGCGCCGGTGCGGGCTCTTACGATCTGGTTAAAGTAATTGGCACATCGACCTGCGACATTCTTATGGCGCCAACAGATGTGATTGGCGAGCGCCAAATCGATGGCATTTGCGGCCAAGTATTGGGCAGCTCAATGCCTGGTTTAGTTGCTTTGGAAGCGGGTCAATCAGCCTTTGGTGATTTATACGCTTGGTATCGCCGTTTACTGATGTGGCCTATCGAGCAACTGGCAAAAGACGATGCTCAATACACCGCTCTTGCCGCTGAATTAGACGACAAAATCTTATTCATGTTGACTCAAGCAGCCGAGCAGTATCAACCTGAATTAACAGGGCCAATTGCGTTAGATTGGCACAATGGTCGTCGCACACCGTATGCCAACCAACGTTTAACCGGCGAACTCAGTGCGCTGAACTTAGGCACAGATGCTCCGACTATTTTCCATAGCTTGGTGGAAGCTACAGCCCACGGAGCAAAAGCCATTATGGACTGTATGACTAGCCAAGATGTTCAAGTGGACCGTGTACTTGCTTTGGGCGGTATCGCCAAGAAATCGCGCTTAGTCATGCAACTATGTGCCGATGTAATGGGCCGCTCAATTGATGTGGTTGAATCTGAGCAATGTTGCGCGCTTGGCGCTGCCATCTTTGCAGCGGTTGCTGCAGGTGAATACGCTTCAACTGCCGATGCGCAAGCTGTGATGGCAAGCCCAATCGCTAGCCGTTTTGAGCCTGACGCTGAACGTCACGACTTCTATCAAAAGCGTTACGAACTTTACCGCCAGTTAGGTGGTTACACTGAAGAGTTAACCGAAACTCGCACTCAATTGAATTCATAA
- the tatA gene encoding twin-arginine translocase TatA/TatE family subunit, which produces MGGISIWQLLIIAAIVVLLFGTKKLRGMGGDLGAAIKGFKESVNGDEPAKEKDESSEQLTDQSRDAADADFEASEKQTSDTKK; this is translated from the coding sequence ATGGGCGGAATTAGTATCTGGCAGTTGTTGATTATTGCGGCCATTGTCGTTTTATTGTTTGGCACAAAAAAACTGCGCGGTATGGGCGGAGATTTAGGTGCAGCAATTAAAGGATTTAAAGAATCCGTAAATGGCGATGAGCCTGCCAAGGAAAAAGATGAGTCGAGCGAACAATTGACAGATCAATCACGTGATGCCGCGGATGCAGATTTTGAAGCATCAGAAAAACAGACAAGTGACACAAAGAAGTAA